The genomic DNA CAACTGTGCCGGGAGGAAATCATGGCCGTGCAACCGCTCAACCAGTCTGCCCAGATCCCGCCAGAGCTCGACCGCTGGAACTGGGGCGCATTCCTGCTCAACTGGATCTGGGGTATCGGCAACAACACCTTCATCGCGCTGCTGGCGCTGATCCCTCTCGTCAACATCGTCATGATCTTCGTGCTGGGCGCGCGCGGCAGCCGCTGGGCCTGGCGGAACGGGACTTGGCGCGATGCCGAGCACTTCCGCAGGACGCAGCGCAACTGGGCGATTGCCGGCCTTGTCGTCTGGGTGGTCGGCATCGGCGGCTGCGCGGCGACGGTCGGCAGCGTTCCCTATATCCTGAAAGGCAACGACGCCTATCGGATGACCATGGATGTCATCCGCGCGGACGAGCGCGTGAAAGCAGCCATTGGCGACGATATGACCGACAATTTCTGGATCGGGGGCCACATCAATGTCGAAGCGAGCGGGACGGGAGATGCCCAATTCGGCATTCCGATCCATGGCGCCAGGGGCAAGGGAACCGTGTTCTCGCACCTTGTCCGCAACGCCGGCCAATGGAGCATGCGTCTGCTCGTGGTGCGGATCGACGGCGTCGATGCGCCGATCGTGCTGAAGAATGAAGATCACGTGCCGATCCCGAACGCGGCGATCGGGATATAGCTGCACCGCAAAACGCAAAAACCGCGCTCCAAGGGGAACGCGGCTTTGCCAGATACGCATGGCGTTTCGCTACGAGCGACTTGCGAAACTTACGGGCTCCGGTACGCGAGACCTGATCCGGAGCGCCGGGCGGTTGCGATGTCCGCCTCGCAGTCCGTTTTAAAGGCACATCGTTACCGGTGAGTTATCGAGACCTTAAGCAAATCTAAATTTGCCGGCTGTCTGTCAAAGAATGGCACTAATAATCCTTTGAAAGCAGTAGCTTAGGTTCGATCGCCGCGCAGGAAATTAATAATGCCGGAAAAATCGGCGCCAGCATTCCCTTGGGCGTTGAACAGCGCGTAGAGCTGCGTCGCCTCGGCGCCCAAAGGCGTCACTGCGCCTGCGCCCTGCGCGGCTTCCTGCGACAGTTTCAGGTCCTTCAGCATCAGCGCAGCGGCAAAGCCCGGCTTGTAGTCGCGGTTCGCGGGTGAAGCCGGAACGGGACCTGGCACCGGGCAGTAGGTGGTGAGCGACCAGCATTGGCCGGAAGAGGTGGAGGCCACATCGAACAGCGCCTGATGCGACAGGCCAAGCTTCTCGGCCAGCACGAAGGCCTCGGCGACGCCGATCATCGAGATGCCGAGGATCATGTTGTTGCAGATCTTGGCGGCCTGGCCGGCGCCGTCGCCGCCGCAATGGACGATGCGGCCGGCCATCGGCTTCAGGATCGGTTCGGCGGCGGCAAAAGCCTCGTTGGATCCGCCGGCCATGAAGGTCAGCGTGCCGGCGGTGGCGCCGCCGGTGCCGCCTGAGACAGGCGCGTCGATCGAGGGCAGGCCGTGCCTGGCTGCAATCGCATGCGCCTTGCGCGCCGATTCGACATCGATGGTCGAGGAATCGATCAGCAATGCGCCTTTCTTTGCCTTCGACGCGATGTCCTCATAAACCGACAGCACATGCTTGCCGGCGGGAAGCATGGTGATGACCACATCGGCGTCCTTCACCGCGGCGACGGCGTTCGCCATCACTGTCACGCCGTGTTCTTTCGCGACTGTAAGATTCTCGGGCACGAGGTCGAAGCCCAGCACCGCATGGCCCGCCTTGACCAGATTGGCGGCCATTGGATTGCCCATGTTGCCGAGGCCGATGAAGGCAATGGTGGTCATTGTTTCCTCCCGAAAATGTCTGCTTTCAGCGGCCTATCAGCGTGCGTGCGATGATGACGCGCATGATCTCGTTGGTGCCTTCGAGGATCTGGTGGACGCGCAGATCCCGCACCAGCTTCTCGATGCCGTAATCGTGCAGATAGCCGTAGCCGCCATGCAGTTGCAGCGCTTCGTTAGCAACATTGAAGCCGATGTCGGTGACGAAGCGCTTGGCCATCGCCGACCATTTGCCGGCATCGGGCGCCTTGCGGTCGAGCTTCGAGGCGGCGGCGTAGAGAAAGATGCGGGCGGCCTGCAGCTCAGTCTCCATGTCGGCCAGCCTGAACTGCAGTGCCTGGAACTGGTTGATCTTGGAGCCGAAGGCCTTGCGCTCGCTCGTGTAGGTCAGCGCCTTGTCGAGCGCCGATTGTGCGCCGCCCAGCGAGCATGCGGCGATGTTGAGCCGGCCGCCGTCGAGCCCGGCCATGGCGATGCCGAAGCCCGCGCCTTCCGTTGCAAGCAGGTTCTCGGCCGGCACCTTGCAGTCCTCGAAGATCACCTGGCGGGTGGACTGCATGTGCCAGCCCATCTTGTGCTCGTTGGCGCCGAAGGAGAGGCCCGGCGCATCCTTGGGCACGACGAGGGTCGAGATGCCTTTCGGTCCGTCGCCGCCGGTGCGCGCCATCACGACATAGAGGTCGCTGTCGCCGGCGCCCGAGATGAACTGCTTGGCGCCGTTCAAGACATAGTCGCCACCGCTTTTCACCGCCCGCGTCTTCAGCGCAGCGGCATCCGAGCCCGAGCCGGGTTCGGTCAGACAATAGCTCGCCAGCCATTCCATCGAGGTCAGCTTCGGCAGAAAGCGTTGGCGCTGCTCGTCGCTGCCGAAGCGGTCGATCATCGAGGCGGCCATGTTGTGGATCGAGATAAACGATGAGAAGGCCGGATCTGCGTGGGCCAGCGCCTCGAAGATCAGCACCGCATCGAGACGCCCGAGCGCCGAGCCGCCGACATCATCGCGGACATAGATGCCGCCGAGGCCGAGAGGTCCGGTCTCGCGGATCACATCGGCGGGAAAGTGTTTGGCCCGGTCCCAGTCGAGCGCATTCGGCGCGACACGGTCTGCCGCGAAGGCCTGAGCCATCTCCTGGATGGCGCGCTGCTCCTCGGTGAGTTCGAATTGGCCAGTGCCCGCATCGACTGCCGCGTCCATGGCGTGCTCCCTGTCGTTTCAGGCCTTGTGGCCTGTCGTTTTTGGCTTTGCGCAGCGACCAATCTAGACCAATGATGCCGCCGCGCAACCCGGCGCCCTGCGGACCGGCTGTGCATGGATTGATCAACGGAGCCCGGCGTGCCGACAGTTTTCGATGAGTTGCTGGACCGGTTCCACCTCTATCTCGCCGGCGTCGACAGCGATCTGATCGCGGACGCGGTCGCGCGCATCGATTGGCACATGCCCTCTCGCCCGCTCGAACCGCGCTCGCTCGGCTGCGTACGCCATCTCGATCGCATCACGGAGCTTGCGCCGCCGGACATCAGGCCGCTGGCGCAGTTCGCGGCCGATCACCGGAACGAGTTGCGCTGGGGGCAGACCTACACGGCCGCCGATTTCGGCCAGGCTTTCATCGACAATTACGGCTGGCTGGAGGTTTTCGGCACGCGCGGGCATTTCGTCAACGACGCGGTCGCGGCCGGCCTGCTGATCCTCGGGCCCGACATCGTCTACCCCGACCATCATCTCATCGCCGAAGAGATCTATATTCCGCTGACCGGTGGCACCGAGTGGCGCATGGGTGAGGGCGACTTTCACGTTCGCGAGGCCGGCGAAGTCGTCTATCACGCATCCAATGTCAGTCACGCCATGCGCACCGGCAAGGAGCCGCTGATGGCGCTCTATGTCTGGCGCGGCGGACCGTTGGCGCAGAAGTCGACTATTGGCGGCGCCGGGGGCAGGGGCTGATGGCCAAAGCGATCATGCTGCAGGGCACCGGCTCGGATGTCGGCAAGACCGTGCTGGTGGCGGGGCTCTGCCGGGCCGCGAGAAAACGCGGGCTGAAGGTCAGGCCGTTCAAGCCGCAGAACATGTCGAACAATGCCGCCGTCGCCGACATTCCCGGCGACGACAAAGCCGGCGGCGGCGAGATCGGCCGTGGGCAATGGCTGCAGGCGCTGGCCTGCGGAGTGACGCCGACCGTGCACATGAACCCGGTGCTGCTCAAGCCGCAAAGCGATATCGGCTCGCAAGTGGTGGTGCAGGGCAAGGTGTTCGGCGAGGCACGGGCGCGCGACTATCAGGCGATGAAGGCCCGGCTGATGGATGCGGTGCTGGAGTCCTGGGCGAAGGTCGGCGAGGGCGCCGACCTGGTCATCGTCGAAGGCGCCGGCTCGCCCGCCGAGATCAATCTCAGGAGCCGAGACATGGCCAATATGGGCTTCGCGACGCGCGCCAATGTGCCGGTGATCTTGGTCGGCGACATCGACCGCGGCGGCGTCATCGCCTCGGTCGCCGGCACGCATCTGATCCTGCCGGAGGCAGACCGGCGCATGATCGCCGGCTATCTCATCAACAAGTTCCGCGGCGACGTTTCGCTGTTCGACGACGGCATAAGCGCGATCGAGAAATTCACCGGCTGGCCGTGCTTCGGCGTGGTTCCCTGGCTGAAGGCTGCTGCGCGCCTGCCGTCGGAAGATTCGGTCGTGCTCGAGCGTCTCGCTTCCGGCGAGAAGCGCGCGCTGAAGGTGGCGGTGCCGATGCTGGCGCGCATCGCCAATTTCGACGACCTCGACCCGCTCAAGGCCGAGCCGCAGGTCGAGGTGGTGTTCGTGCCGCCGGGCAAGAGGCTGCCGGAGGACGCCGGGCTGGTGGTCATTCCCGGCTCGAAGTCGACGATCGGCGATCTGACAAGATTCCGCGAGAATGGCTGGGATCGCGATCTTGCCGCTCATCGCAAGCGCGGCGGCCATGTCGTCGGCATCTGCGGCGGCTATCAGATGCTCGGCCGCATGGTGCGCGATCCCGAAGGCATCGAAGGCAGCGTCACCGAGGCCGAAGGCCTCGGTCTGCTCGACATCGAAACGGTGATGGAGCCGGAAAAGACGGTGCGCAATTCAAGCGCCCGTTCGGTGCAGTTCGGCCTGCCGCTCGAAGGCTATGAGATCCATCTCGGCCGCACCACCGGTCCGGACACGGCGCGGCCGTCAGCGATCATCAACGGCGTCGAGGACGGCGCGGTCTCCGCCGACGGCAAGGTGATCGGAACCTACCTGCACGGGCTGTTCTCCGCCGACGCTTTCCGTGCCGCGTATTTGAAGAGCCTGGGCGTCAGCGGCGGCGGCATCGACTACCGCGCCGATGTCGAGAAGGCGCTGGACGAGGTCGCGGCGGAGCTGGAGAGGCATCTCGACTGCGACGCGATTTTCGCCCTGGCGCGATAGGCTTCTCACCAAATACGTTTGAACTTGGTGAAGACGCTCATCGGGTTCGTCATTCTATGGCGAAGCAAGGAGCGAAGCGACGCGCGCAGACCATTGAATCCATGCCGTGACGTCAAGGCGTTGCAACGGTGCAGAATTCTGCTCCGCTGCGCCCTTCGATCAAGGTCACGGAATGGATCCTCGGGTCTCCTCCTGCTTCGCCCGTGGATGACGAAGTTGGGCTGCTTTCGCTAACCTCGAGCGCCGTCGATGAGGCCTCACGCCTTCTCGCCGGCTTTCGGCCAGTAAGTGCCGAAGGACCAGACATTGCCCTCCGGGTCGAGGCAGATGAACTCGCGGCTGCCGTAGTCACGGTCGACCAGCGCCTGGATGATTTTGGCGCCGGCCTTCTTGGCTTTGGCATAGGCGGCGTCGGCATCGTCGACGGCGACGTAGATCGACTTGCCGCCACCGCCGCCCGGCTCGCCGACCATCTTGCCGTAGTCGTCGTCGCGCGCCGTGCCCAGCATGATCATCGAGGAGGCGAAGGTCAGCTCTGCATGATGGACGATATCGCCATCGCCATAGCGGGCACGCACTTCGAAGCCGAACGCATCGCGGAGCCAGTCGATCATCTGGGCCGCGTTCCTGTAGCGTAAGGCGGGATAGATGCGAGGTGCTTCCGTTGCCGTGGGCATGACAAACTCCCTGATGACTTGATGGAAGCCAATCTCAGGCTAAAGCGTTCCGGCGTCTTGAAGAAATGTTACCTGGTCGGGGCGAGAGCCTATGCCAGCGCGGCGAGCGCGGTCGGCGTTTCGCCGGCAAGTTGGCGGAACTCGCGAACCAGATGCGCCTGGTCGGCATAGCCGCAATCGGCGGCGATGCCGGCCCAGTCATCGTCCTGCCGCTTCGACAGGGAAAGCGCGCGGTTGAAGCGCACGATGCGTGACAATGTCTTCGGGCCGATGCCGATCGCGTCGGTGAATTTGGCCGCGAGATGCTTGCGGCTCCAGCCGATCTCGCCGGCGATCGCGGAAACGCGGGTGCGGCCGCCCGATGCAATGACCGTCCTATAGGCCCAGGCGATTTCCGGCGACAACGCATTTGCCTCCGCAAGGCGGCCGGCGATGAAGCCTTCGGCTATGTCGAAGCGCGTGTCCCAATCCGACGCTTCGCCGAGCCGTTCGCGCAATGCGATGCCGTCAAAGCCCAGCGCATCGTCCAACCCGACCATGCGGTCCCGCAACTCGCTCATCGGCAGGCCGAAGAATTGCCTGGCGCCCAGCGGCGTGAAATTGACCTGGACGCAGCAGGCGCCGCCGAAGGATTCGATCATGACCGGCCCGGCATAGAGGCCGGCGGCGAAGCTGGCGTAGCGGTCATTGTCGCCTGGGCTGCGGCCGAGCCCGATCGCAAAGGCCTCGGCGAAGCTGATCACCAGCGGCACGGTGAGCGAGGCATATTCCACGATGCGGAAATGGCCGGGCGATATCTCACGGTAGCCGCAGATATCGGTGACGATGCCGGCGAGCGACGCGGCGGGTTGGCGCCGGACCATCTCGAAATGGAGGGCCGGGGACCGATTGTCTTGTCGATGGCGCTCAGTCTCGTCAGACATCGGCCGAACCTAGCAGACCATGCCCTAGAATCAAAAGCGCCCGGCAGGGCCGGGCGCTTCGAGTTGCCAGAGATCTGCGAGTCGCTATGCGCCGCGCATCAGGCAGCCGGCGGCAAGCACGATATAGGCGATGAGCATGATCCACACCGCCGCGAGAGGAATGAACGCAAGAAGGCCGAGAGCGGCGAGAAGGCCGATGATGGCGATGACCAACGAAATGATGAACACGATCTGGGTGGGTGCACTGAGATTCATGTCTGTCCCTCCAACATGATTCGCAACACCCGAATTCTACCAGCAGGACCGTCACACACCAATCAGCTGACGTAACGGATTGGCCGGGTCGGCCAGGAGCTTGATCGCCAGCGCCACGCACACGATCACCAGCAGCGGTTTGATCAGCCGGGCGCCGATGCGGATGGCGAGGCTGGCGCCGAGGCGTGCGCCGAGGAACTGCGCCACGCCCATCATCAGACCGATCTTCCAGTAGACGACACCGACGGCGGCGAAGACGGTGAAGCCGCCGATGTTGGAGGCGAAGTTGAGCAGCTTGGTGTGCGCCGTCGCCTTGAGCACGCCGTAACCGGCGAGCGCAACGAAGGCCAGCATGAGGAATGAGCCGGTGCCCGGGCCGAACAAACCGTCATAGAAGCCAACGGCCGGCACGACCGTCAGACCGAACAGAAACGGTGACAGGCGCTCGACACGATCCACGTCGCCCATGTTGGGCTTGAACGCGAAGTAGAGCGCAATCGCGACCAGAAGAACCGGCAGCAGGGCGCGCAGGAGGTCTCCGGGCACGACCGTCGCCAGCAGGGCGCCGATGGCGCCGCCGACCAGCGCCAGCAGCGCGGAGGGGAGTTGGCGTCGCAGATTGACCTGGCCGTTGGCGGCATAGTGGATGGTGGCCGAGCCGGAGCCGAACATGCCCTGCAGCTTGTTGGTGCCGAGCGCTGCGACCGGAGAGAAACCCGCCAGAAGCAACGCCGGAATGGTGATCAGGCCGCCGCCGCCGGCGATCGAATCGACAAAGCCCGCCGCGAAAGCGGCGGCGGTGAGTATGAGGACGGTCTGCAGGGTAAGGTCGATCATCAGGCCAAGGTCAAGGCGGGGGGAGCCGCAGCTTCCATCATGCGCGCCCAGTTTGCGCAAGACCGATTTCACGCTAACAATCGAACGGAATAGCGAAGGAAGGCTAATGGCGATGGCGCTGCTTGATCAGATACGCTCGATCTTCGAGGGCGACCCGGGGGTGCGCAAGGTGGCGGACGATCCGGTGCTGTCGGCGGAGCTTCTGATGCTGTTCCGCATGATCCTGGCCGACGGGTCGGTTTCGGAGAGCGAGATGGTCACCTTCCGGCGCATCTGCAGGGAAGCCTTCGGCATTCAAGAATCCTCGATCGACAGCGTCATCGAATATCTCAACGACTATGGCTACGAGACCAACGGCTCGCAGGCGGTCGCGCTGTTCCGCGACCTCGATGTCGAGCGGCGCAAACTGCTCGCCCGACACATGGCCGAAATCGCCAAGGCGGATTCCAAGCTGGCGGAGAGCGAGGTGAAGCTTCTGCGCCGCACGCTCGACCTGCTCGGCATCAGCCCGGTTGATTTGGTCAAGCCGGAAAGCTGAGGACCGGCGGTCGGCCGGGTCTCCGCTGCTTCGCAGCGTCCCGGCGCTCGCTGTCGGCGCGGTGCGAACCGGCTGCTCACCCTTGTTCCTGCATGCGCCGCGTGATCGCGCGGTGAAGATCGGGCGCCGCCGCGACCAGTGCCTGCGCCGCTTCCGAGCGTGGGTTGTCGAGCACGTCGGCGGTCCGACCGCGCTCGATGATCTTGCCCTCCTGCATGACCAGCACCTCGTCCGACATGGCGCGAGCCACCGTCAGGTCGTGGGTGATGAAGAGATAGGCGATGCCGAGCTTCTGGTTGAGTTCGGCGAAGAGATCGAGGATCTGGGCGCGGATCGAGACATCCAGCGCCGAGACTGGCTCGTCGGCGACGACCAGTTTCGGGCGGGTGATGATGGCGCGGGCGATCGACAGGCGCTGGCGCTGGCCGCCCGAGAATTCATGCGGGTATTTGTCCATGTCGCGCGGACCGAGCCCGACTTCGTCGAGCGCGTGCGCGACCATCTCGCGGCGCTCGGCCCTGGTCGGCTGCTTCTCCAGAAGATGCAGCGGTTCGGCGACCAGCCTCTCGACCTTCTGGCGCGGATCGAAGGAGCCGTAGGGATCCTGGAACACCACCTGCATGTCGCGCCGTGCCGGTCTTAGCGCTGCCTCCGCCTTGCCGGTGATGGTCTCGCCGCGAAAGCGGATGGCGCCGGCCGTAGGCTTGTCCAGCGCCAGGATCATGCGGGCAAGCGTGGACTTGCCGCAGCCGGAGCGCCCGACGAGCGCCACCGACTGGGCCGGCTCGATGGTCAGCGAGACCTCGTCGACGGCGCGGATCGACGCTGCCGGTCGGAACAAGGATTTGCGTCGCCCCGGATAATCCCGGCTGACGCTCTCAACTTCGAGCAGCGGCTTGGCGGAGCCGGCAAGGTGGGTTTTCGGACGCGCCGGCACGTGCATCGAGGCTAGCGCCAGCTCGCGCGTGTAGAAGTGGAGCTGCTCCGACAGCGTGCGCGCGGTGTCGCCGGCTTCCGTCACCTCGCCGCGGCGCAGGATGGTCAGGCGGTCAGACATTTCGGTCACCACCGCCAGGTCGTGCGAAATGAGCAAAAGGCCCATGCGGTTCTCGCTGACCAGGTCGCGCAGCAGGTCGAGTATCTGCGCCTGCAGCACCACATCGAGCGCCGTCGTCGGCTCGTCGGCGATCAAGAGCTTTGGCTTGAGCGCGCAGGCGATCGCAATGACGACGCGCTGGCGCTGGCCGCCGGACAGTTCATGCGGGTAGCGCGACAGCGGGAATCTTGTCTCCGGCAGACCGACCCGGTCCAGGATTTTTCGTGCGTGTTCCTCTGCCTCGGCGCGGCCAGCCTTGGTGTGCCAGCGAATGCCTTCGGCCACCTGCTCGCCGATCGTCTTGACCGGATTGAGCGCCGTCATCGGTTCCTGGAAGACCATGCCGATATCATCGCCGCGCAGCGCGCACATCTGGTCCTCGCTCGCGCCGAGGATATCGATGCCGTCGAAGGTGACGCGGCCGCTGGCTTGGGCCAGATGCGGCAGCAGCCGCATGATTGTCAGCGCCGTCATCGATTTGCCGGAGCCCGATTCGCCGACCAGACCGACCACTTCGCCGGGCGCGATCGCAAGATCGACTTCCTTCAGGATCGGCGTCCCGCCGATCGACAGCGACAGGTTCTCGATATCGAGCAGGCTCATCGCTGCCGCCGCGATTTCGGATCGAGTATGTCGGCGATGCCGTCGCCGAGCAGGTTTAGCCCCAGCACGGTGACGACGATCGCCATACCGGGAAAGATCGCCATCCAGGGCGCCGTCACCATACGCGTCTGCGCGTCGAACAGCATGCGGCCCCAACTCGGCATCGGCGGCTGCGCGCCAAGGCCGACATAGGAAAGACCGGCTTCGGCGAGGATGCCCAGCGCAAACTGGATGGTGCCCTGGACGAGCAGCAGGGTCGCGATGTTGGGCAGGATGTGCTCGACCGTGATCTCGGTCATGCCCTTGCCGGCGGCGCGCGCGGCAAGGATGAATTCGCGCGGCCAGATCGCCAGCGCGCCGGCGCGGGCGACGCGGGCGAAGACCGGGATGTTGAAGATGCCGATGGCGATGATGGCGTTGACGGCGCCGGGGCCGAAGATGGCGGTGATCATGATCGCCGAAAGCAGCGCCGGGAAGGCGAAGACGAGGTCGTTGACGCGCATCAGAGCCTCGTCGGCGATGCCGCCGCGCGCGGCGGCAAAGGCGCCGAGCGGCACGCCTACGCCCATGCCGATGCCGACCGCAACCAGCGCCACGGCAATCGAGTTGCGGGCGCCGACCATGATCATCGACAGGATGTCGCGGCCAAAATGATCGGTGCCGAACCAGTGCGCCGCCGAGGGCGCCTGCGTCTTGTCGGCGATCACCAGCCTGGTGACGTCATAGGGCGTCCAGACAAAGGAAAGCAGCGCGACCGCGGCCACCAGCAGCGTGATGACGAAGCCGATGAGGAACGAGCGGTTGCCGAAGGCCTTGGCCAGGACGCCGGCGAAGGTTTCCTCTGGCAGCTCGATGCGCATCGTCATTGCCGGCCTCTCAGCCGCGGATCGACGACCGCATAGGAGAAATCGACCAGCAGGTTGACGACGATGACGGCCGCGACCAAGAGCATGACGACGCTCTCGACGACGATCAGGTCGCGCTGGGTGATCGCCTGGAACACCAGCCGACCGAGCCCCGGCAGGTAGAAGACATTCTCGATGATAATGGTGCCGGCAAGCAGGAAGGCGAATTGCAGGCCGAGTATGGTGAGCACCGGGATCATGGCGTTGCGCAGCGCATGGCGCCAGAGCACGGCGCGGTAGGGCAGGCCCTTGGCGCGCGCGGTGCGGATATAGTCCTCGTTGAGCACCTCGATCAGCGCCGAGCGGGCGACGCGCGCCAGGATCGCGGCCTGCGGCAGCGCCAGCGCGACGGCCGGCAGCAGCAACGACTTCAGCGCTGGCCAGACGCCTGCATTCCAGCCAGGAAAACCGCCGGCCGGCACCAGCCGCAGCCACACGGCGAAGAGGTAGATCAGCATCAGCGCGAACCAGAAGTTCGGCACGGCGACGCCAAGCTGGGCTGCTCCCATGGCAAGTGTGTCGCCGGCCCGGCCTTGCCGGCTGGCGGAAAACAGCCCGACCGGAATGGCAATGACCGTCGAGAGCGCCAGCGCGATCAGCGCCAGCGGCAGAGAGACCACGACGCGTTCACGCACAAGATCAACGACGGGCACCGAATAGGTATAGGAGCGGCCGAAATCGAGGCTGAGCAATCCGCCCGCCCAGTGCAGGTAGCGCAGGGCAAGCGGCGCGTTGAGCCCCATCTGGTTGCGCAAGAGCTCAACCTGGTCAGCGCTGGCGTTGAAGCCCAGCATCAGACGCGCCGGGTCGCCGGGCAGGATTTCCATCACCGCAAACACCACCATCGAGGCCAGCACCAGCGTGACGGCCGCGATGATGAGGCGTTTTGCGAGGTAGGCGGTCATCGGAGGCGACCGGGGGATCGCACCGGCCGTCAGTCCGTCCACTTCACCTTGGTAAGGTCGTTGGCTTGGATCGGCGCGTTCTCCCACAGGCCCTGCAGCTTGGCGTCCCAGACGCCGACCTTCGGCAGTTCGTAGAGGAAGCCGACGACGGCGTCGTCGGCAAGGATCTTCTGCGCTTCGCCGAGCAGTTCCTTGCGCTTGGCTTCGTCCGAGGTGAGGTTGAGGCTGGCGATGATCTTGTCGAAGGTCGGGTTGTCGTAATTGAAGTAATAATCCTTGCGCGAATAGATATCGATGTCGTTGGGCTCGGTGTGGGAGACGATGGTCAGGTCGTAGTCTTTCTTGGTGAAGACCTGATCCAGCCACTGCGCCCATTCGACCGGAATAATCTCCAGGTCGATGCCGACATCGCGCAGCTCGGAGGCGATGATTTCGCCGCCAAGCCGCGCATAGGAAGGCGGCGGCAGCTTCAGCGTCGCCTTGAAGCCGTTTTCGAGGCCGGCCTCCTTCAGCAGTTCCTTGGCTTTGGCGACATTGTGCGGATAGAGGCCGGTGAGATCAACGTAGTCCTTGTTGGCGGGCGACATGTGCGAGCCGATCGGCACGCCGAGACCGGCCGAAGCGCCGTCGATGATCGCCTTGCGGTCGAGCGCATAGGAGATCGCTTGTCTCACCTGCAGCTTGTCGAAGGGCGGCTTCTTGTTGTTGATCGAGAGGATGGTTTCGCCTTCCGTCGCGCCGATCACCACATGGAAACGCGGGTCGTCCTTGACCTGGGAGACGCTGTCGGGATCGAAGAAGGGGAAGGCTTGGATGTCGCCGGAAAGCAGCGCCGGCACGGCGGCGGCGGCGTCAGGCACGATGCGGAACTCGACCTTGTCGAGGGAGACAGGCGCCCCCCAGTAATTGTCCGACTTCACCAGCGTGATCGAGGAGCCCTTGGCCCAGCCCTGGAACTTGAAGGGACCGGTGCCGATCGGCTTTTCCTTGTTGGTGTCGGCGGATTTCGGCGACACGATCACCGCGTCGCCCCAGCCCATATTGTAGAGGAATGATCCCTGCGGATTCTTCA from Mesorhizobium sp. M1E.F.Ca.ET.045.02.1.1 includes the following:
- a CDS encoding ABC transporter permease; its protein translation is MTMRIELPEETFAGVLAKAFGNRSFLIGFVITLLVAAVALLSFVWTPYDVTRLVIADKTQAPSAAHWFGTDHFGRDILSMIMVGARNSIAVALVAVGIGMGVGVPLGAFAAARGGIADEALMRVNDLVFAFPALLSAIMITAIFGPGAVNAIIAIGIFNIPVFARVARAGALAIWPREFILAARAAGKGMTEITVEHILPNIATLLLVQGTIQFALGILAEAGLSYVGLGAQPPMPSWGRMLFDAQTRMVTAPWMAIFPGMAIVVTVLGLNLLGDGIADILDPKSRRQR
- a CDS encoding ABC transporter substrate-binding protein, whose product is MKLWKTILAAAVLSLAAATSAFAARTDLVIGIPLEPPHLDPTAGAAAAIDEVLYANVFEGLTRIGPNGEVLPDLAESWTISDDGKTYTFKLHTGVKFHDGSDFGADDVKFSLDRARADNSVNAQKGLFAQIDKVDVVDPATVKVTLKNPQGSFLYNMGWGDAVIVSPKSADTNKEKPIGTGPFKFQGWAKGSSITLVKSDNYWGAPVSLDKVEFRIVPDAAAAVPALLSGDIQAFPFFDPDSVSQVKDDPRFHVVIGATEGETILSINNKKPPFDKLQVRQAISYALDRKAIIDGASAGLGVPIGSHMSPANKDYVDLTGLYPHNVAKAKELLKEAGLENGFKATLKLPPPSYARLGGEIIASELRDVGIDLEIIPVEWAQWLDQVFTKKDYDLTIVSHTEPNDIDIYSRKDYYFNYDNPTFDKIIASLNLTSDEAKRKELLGEAQKILADDAVVGFLYELPKVGVWDAKLQGLWENAPIQANDLTKVKWTD
- a CDS encoding dipeptide ABC transporter ATP-binding protein, with the protein product MSLLDIENLSLSIGGTPILKEVDLAIAPGEVVGLVGESGSGKSMTALTIMRLLPHLAQASGRVTFDGIDILGASEDQMCALRGDDIGMVFQEPMTALNPVKTIGEQVAEGIRWHTKAGRAEAEEHARKILDRVGLPETRFPLSRYPHELSGGQRQRVVIAIACALKPKLLIADEPTTALDVVLQAQILDLLRDLVSENRMGLLLISHDLAVVTEMSDRLTILRRGEVTEAGDTARTLSEQLHFYTRELALASMHVPARPKTHLAGSAKPLLEVESVSRDYPGRRKSLFRPAASIRAVDEVSLTIEPAQSVALVGRSGCGKSTLARMILALDKPTAGAIRFRGETITGKAEAALRPARRDMQVVFQDPYGSFDPRQKVERLVAEPLHLLEKQPTRAERREMVAHALDEVGLGPRDMDKYPHEFSGGQRQRLSIARAIITRPKLVVADEPVSALDVSIRAQILDLFAELNQKLGIAYLFITHDLTVARAMSDEVLVMQEGKIIERGRTADVLDNPRSEAAQALVAAAPDLHRAITRRMQEQG
- a CDS encoding ABC transporter permease, with translation MTAYLAKRLIIAAVTLVLASMVVFAVMEILPGDPARLMLGFNASADQVELLRNQMGLNAPLALRYLHWAGGLLSLDFGRSYTYSVPVVDLVRERVVVSLPLALIALALSTVIAIPVGLFSASRQGRAGDTLAMGAAQLGVAVPNFWFALMLIYLFAVWLRLVPAGGFPGWNAGVWPALKSLLLPAVALALPQAAILARVARSALIEVLNEDYIRTARAKGLPYRAVLWRHALRNAMIPVLTILGLQFAFLLAGTIIIENVFYLPGLGRLVFQAITQRDLIVVESVVMLLVAAVIVVNLLVDFSYAVVDPRLRGRQ